A region from the Phaenicophaeus curvirostris isolate KB17595 chromosome 28, BPBGC_Pcur_1.0, whole genome shotgun sequence genome encodes:
- the CCDC124 gene encoding coiled-coil domain-containing protein 124 codes for MPKKFQGENTKSAAARARKAEAKAAADAKRQQELEDAYWKDEDKHVMRKEQRKEEREKRRLEQLERKKELQRLLEEEDSKLKGKSPKQVTPGKVTRAQIEETIRKDQQQKENADTVEKEKTHLEVPLEENINRRVLEEGSVEARTIEDAIAALGVANDLDRHPERRMKAAFTAFEEINLPRLKQENPNMRLSQLKQLLKKEWMKSPDNPMNQRHKAYNSQK; via the exons ATGCCCAAGAAGTTCCAAGGTGAAAATACCAAGTCGGCTGCTGCCCGCGCGAGGAAAGCTGAGGCAAAGGCAGCAGCCGATGCCAAACgtcagcaggagctggaagaTGCCTACTGGAAGGATGAAGACAAACACGTGATGAGGAAAGAGCAAAGGAAG gaagagagggagaagcgacggctggagcagctggagcgCAAGAAGGAGCTGCAGCGcctgctggaggaggaagacTCGAAGCTTAAAGGGAAGTCGCCCAAGCAGGTGACACCGGGCAAAGTCACCAGGGCCCAGATCGAGGAGACGATCAGAAAAGACCAGCAGCAGAAGGAGAACGCGGATACAG tggagaaggagaagactCACTTGGAGGTCCCCTTGGAAGAGAACATCAACAGAAGGGTGCTGGAGGAAGGATCGGTGGAGGCCAGGACGATCGAAGATGCCATTGCTGCCCTCGG CGTTGCCAACGATCTGGACCGGCACCCTGAGCGACGGATGAAAGCTGCCTTCACGGCTTTTGAAGAGATCAACCTGCCACGCCTGAAGCAGGAGAACCCCAACATGCGCCTGTCCCAGCTCAAGCAGCTCCTCAAGAAGGAGTGGATGAAGTCTCCAGACAACCCCATGAACCAGAGGCACAAAGCTTACAACAGCCAAAAGTAG
- the SLC5A5 gene encoding sodium/iodide cotransporter, producing MLLVSTGIGLFHGLAKGGQKTSEDFFTGGRRMSALPVGLSLSASFMSAIQVLGVPAEAYRYGAKFLWMCMGQLLNTLLTAHLFLPVFYRLGLTSTYEYLELRFSKSVRLCGTLQYVMATMLYTGIVIYAPALILNQVTGLDIWASLLSTGVICTFYTTIGGMKAVIWTDVFQVFVMLSGFVAIIIRGVLLAGGPSRVLAIAANGSRVNLGDFNPDPRSRYTVWTFLLGGTLVWLSMYGVNQAQVQRYVACRTEREARMALLVNQVGLFCIVSSAVACGLVMFALYKDCDPLLAGYISAPDQYMPYLVLDIFETFPGVPGLFLACAYSGTLSTASTSINAMAAVTVEDLVKPRLPSLSPRRLTLVSKGLSLIYGTSCITVAALASLLGGGVLQGSFTVMGVISGPLLGAFVLGMFLPKCSTAGVLGGLAAGFALSFWMAVGGTLYPPSAAAMGVLPASGALCPLYNRTGTNRTLLLGPLPAREEPPAPPRPAVLGDLYAISYLYYGALGTVTTVLAGFLLSSLPGPTKRTRLSPGMLWRDIVRQPPVGDKTLREEPPGMGGAPQHPPRSATARLLQETHV from the exons ATGCTGCTGGTCTCCACCGGCATCGGCCTCTTCCACGGCCTCGCCAAGGGCGGCCAGAAAACCTCGGAGGATTTCTTCACGGGGGGGCGGCGGATGTCGGCGCTGCCCGTGGGGCTCTCGCTCTCGGCCAGCTTCATGTCGGCCATCCAGGTGCTGGGGGTGCCGGCCGAGGCGTATCGCTACGGAGCCAAATTCCTCTGGATGTGCATGGGGCAGCTGCTCAACACGCTCCTCACCGCCCACCTCTTCCTCCCCGTCTTCTACCGCCTGGGGCTCACCAGCACCTACGAG TACCTGGAGCTGCGGTTCAGCAAGAGCGTGCGGCTGTGTGGGACCCTGCAGTACGTGATGGCCACG ATGCTGTACACGGGGATCGTCATCTACGCCCCTGCCCTCATCCTCAACCAAG tGACTGGGCTGGACATCTGGGCATCGCTGCTCTCCACCGGCGTCATCTGCACCTTCTACACGACCATC GGCGGGATGAAGGCTGTCATCTGGACGGACGTCTTCCAAGTCTTCGTGATGCTCTCTGGCTTCGTCGCCATCATCATCCGGGgggtgctgctggcagggggtcccagcagggtGCTGGCCATCGCCGCCAACGGCTCCAGGGTGAACCTTGGCGA CTTCAACCCCGACCCACGGAGCCGCTACACGGTGTGGACCTTCCTGCTGGGCGGCACGCTGGTCTGGCTCTCCATGTACGGCGTCAACCAGGCCCAGGTCCAGCGCTACGTGGCCTGCAGGACCGAGAGGGAGGCCAGGAT GGCACTGCTGGTGAATCAAGTGGGGCTCTTCTGCATCGTCTCCAGCGCGGTGGCCTGTGGCCTTGTGATGTTTGCGCTCTACAAGGACTGCGATCCCCTCCTCGCCGGCTACATCTCGGCCCCCGACCAG TACATGCCCTACCTGGTCCTTGACATCTTCGAGACGTTCCCGGGGGTGCCGGGGCTCTTCCTGGCCTGTGCCTACAGCGGGACCCTCAG CACCGCCTCCACCAGCATCAACGCCATGGCGGCCGTCACCGTCGAGGACCTCGTCAAGCCCAGGCTGCCCTCGCTGTCACCGCGGAGGCTGACCCTCGTCTCCAAGGGGCTGT CGCTCATCTACGGCACCTCGTGCATCACGGTGGCGGCTCTGGCCTCGCTGCTGGGTGGCGGCGTGCTGCAG GGCTCCTTCACGGTGATGGGGGTGATCAGCGGCCCGCTGCTGGGTGCCTTCGTCCTGGGCATGTTCCTGCCCAAGTGCAGCACAGCC GGCGTGCTGGGGGGGCTGGCGGCCGGCTTCGCCCTGTCCTTCTGGATGGCCGTGGGGGGCACGCTGTACCCACCCAGCGCCGCGGCCATGGGGGTGCTGCCTGCCTCGGGAGCCCTCTGCCCCCTCTACAACCGCACCGGCACCAACCGCACCCTCCTGCTGGGACCCCTGCCCGCCCGCGAggagcccccggccccgccaCG GCCGGCCGTGCTGGGTGACCTCTACGCCATCTCCTACCTGTACTACGGGGCGCTGGGGACCGTCACCACGGTGCTGGCGGGGTTCCTGCTCAGCTCGCTGCCAG GACCCACCAAGCGGACGCGGCTGTCCCCGGGCATGCTGTGGAGGGACATCGTGAGGCAGCCGCCCGTGGGTGACAAGACCCTCAGAGAGGAGCCCCCGGGCATGGGGggagccccccagcaccccccccgCTCTGCCACCGCCCGGCTGCTGCAGGAGACCCACGTGTAG
- the JAK3 gene encoding tyrosine-protein kinase JAK3, translating into MAPLGEETPLIGERSCSFSSTETGTLQVYLYHRVPAPRGPPGSSAGVLTFTFGEYTAEELCVRAAKACGVLPVCHPLFALATEDLSCWFPPNHLFTVDDSCSQVVVYRIRFFFPNWCGLGQSQRFQLLNDRASPVLDYPAIDYLFAQSRSDFIGGRMAVALSLPTQEECLSLAVLDMLRIAKEKRQSPDQVFNHVSYKSCIPEPLRCQIEQHSFLTRKRIRRCFSKSLQRIGRCQTDGRYLKLKYLLDLERLQRRWAEETFHVRSPGSAADITIHVAGDNGVSWSCAGSESRQHFCDFPDIADISIKQASRDGGPVENRVVTLTKTDNRVLDVEFPTLRDARSFVALIDGYYRLTADSHHYFCKEVAPPRLLEDLENQCHGPISSEFAVHKLKVEGSRPGLYLLRRSPQDFDSYVLTVCAETRCGQDYKRCLIRRDEDGNFWLSGVSRRFLSLRELLGTYGRCGLQAEGARMRLAACCPPRPKEKSNLLIVRSGCPRAPCSPTALRRSLNQMMFHKIDPQSLVRGESLGQGSFTQIYKGIKRDREEDGFYQTEVVLKVMDGSHHNCSESFLEAASIMSQLSHKHLVLLHGVSLGKDSVMVQEYVRYGPLDLYLKKNRGEGKVTTSWKMQVAKQLAYALNYLEDKKITHGNVSAKKVLLTREGDTASGSPPFIKLNDPGVSVTILAKEMLVERIPWVAPECLSDPKSLALPADKWSFGATLWEIFSGGNMPVSLLEPQKKLEFYQNSLQLPAPKWTELATLIAQCMDYQPHRRPSFRALIRDLNSLITSDYELLSDLSPADVALRDSFWGYEPLATSQDPTHFEERHLKYISLLGKGNFGSVELCRYDPLGDSTGELVAVKKLQQDSAKELRDFEREIQILHSLQHEFIVQYRGVCYSRGRRGLRLVMEYLPNGCLRDYLQKNQPRLDHRSLLLYAWQICKGMEYLGAQRCVHRDLASRNILVESETHVKIGDFGLAKLLPQDKDYYVVREPGQSPVFWYAPESLADNIFSRASDIWSFGVLLYELFTYSNKSKSPSEEFLRMMGTEKATQIVCHLLELLKDNRRLPAPSGCPGEVYALMLSCWTFTPDPRPAFGELAPKLEALRDGRSKARG; encoded by the exons ATGGCCCCGCTGGGCGAGGAGACCCCGCTGATCGGGGAGCgctcctgcagcttctcctccaccGAGACCGGCACCCTCCAGGTGTACCTGTACCACCGGGTGCCCGCACCGCGCGGCCCCCCCGGCAGCTCCGCCGGCGTCCTCACCTTCACCTTTGGCGAGTACACGGCCGAGGAGCTGTGCGTCCGCGCCGCCAAGGCCTGTG GCGTGCTGCCCGTCTGCCACCCGCTCTTCGCCCTGGCCACCGAGGATCTCAGCTGCTGGTTCCCCCCCAACCACCTCTTCACCGTCGATGACTCCTGCAGCCAGGTCGTGGTGTACAGGATCAG GTTCTTCTTCCCCAACTGGTGTGGGCTGGGGCAGTCCCAGCGCTTCCAGCTGCTGAACGACCGGGCCAGCCCTGTCCTGGACTACCCGGCCATCGATTACCTGTTTGCTCAG TCCCGCAGCGATTTCATCGGGGGACGCATGGCGGTGGCGCTGAGCCTGCCCACGCAGGAGGAGTGCCTGAGCCTGGCCGTGCTGGACATGCTGCGCATCGCCAAGGAGAAGAGGCAGAGCCCTGACCAGGTCTTCAACCACGTCAG CTACAAGTCGTGCATCCCGGAGCCGCTGCGGTGCCAGATCGAGCAGCACAGCTTCCTCACCCGCAAGCGCATCCGCCGCTGCTTCAGCAAATCCCTGCAGAGGATCGGGCGCTGCCAGACCGACGGGCGCTACCTGAAGCTCAAGTACCTGCTGGACCTCGAGCGGCTGCAGCGGCGCTGGGCGGAGGAGACCTTCCACGTGCGCTCGCCTGGCTCCGCGGCCGACATCACCATCCACGTGGCTGGCGACAACGGCGTCTCCTGGAGCTGCGCTGGCTCCGAG AGCCGCCAGCACTTCTGCGACTTCCCCGACATCGCCGATATCAGCATCAAGCAGGCGAGCCGGGACGGTGGCCCCGTGGAGAACCGCGTCGTCACCCTCACCAAGACGGACAACCGGGTGCTG GACGTGGAGTTCCCCACGCTGCGCGACGCCCGCTCCTTCGTGGCTCTCATCGACGGCTACTACCGCCTGACGGCCGACAGCCACCACTACTTCTGCAAGGAGGTGGCTCCTCCGCGGCTCCTGGAGGACCTGGAGAACCAGTGCCACGGGCCCATCAG CTCCGAGTTCGCGGTGCACAAGCTGAAGGTGGAGGGGAGCCGCCCGGGGCTCTACCTGCTGCGCCGCAGCCCGCAGGACTTCGACAGCTACGTGCTGACCGTCTGCGCCGAG ACGCGCTGCGGCCAGGACTACAAGCGCTGCCTGATCCGCAGGGACGAGGACGGGAACTTCTGGCTGTCGGGGGTGTCCCGGCGGTTCCTCAGCCTGCGGGAGCTGCTGGGCACCTACGGGCGCTGCGGGCTGCAGGCGGAGGGTGCCCGCATGCGCCTGGCTGCCTGCTGCCCGCCCCGGCCCAAAG AGAAGTCCAACCTGCTGATCGTGCGCAGCGGCTGCCCCCGCGCCCCCTGCTCTCCCACCGCCCTTCGCCGCAGCCTCAACCAGATGATGTTCCACAAGATTGACCCCCAGAGCCTCGTGCGG GGAGagagcctgggccagggctccTTCACCCAGATCTACAAGGGCATCAAACGGGACCGGGAGGAGGACGGGTTCTACCAGACCGAGGTGGTGCTCAAGGTGATGGACGGCAGCCACCACAACTGCTCCGAG TCCTTCCTGGAGGCAGCCAGCATCATGAGCCAGCTCTCCCACAAGCACCTGGTCCTGCTGCACGGCGTCAGCCTCGGGAAGGACA GTGTCATGGTGCAGGAGTACGTCAGGTACGGGCCCCTCGACCTCTACCTGAAGAAGAACCGGGGCGAGGGCAAGGTGACCACGAGCTGGAAGATGCAGGTGGCCAAACAGCTGGCGTACGCTCTCAACTACCTG GAGGACAAGAAAATCACCCACGGCAACGTCTCCGCTAAGAAGGTGCTGCTGACGCGGGAGGGGGACACGGCCAGCGGCAGCCCCCCCTTCATCAAGCTCAACGACCCCGGTGTCAGCGTCACCATCCTGGCCAAGGAGA TGCTGGTGGAGCGCATCCCCTGGGTGGCCCCCGAGTGCCTCAGTGACCCCAAGAGCCTGGCACTGCCGGCTGACAAGTGGAGCTTTGGGGCCACGCTCTGGGAGATCTTCAGTGGTGGCAACATGCCCGTGAGCCTGCTGGAGCCCCAGAAG AAGCTGGAATTCTACCAGAACAGCCTCCAGCTCCCCGCACCGAAGTGGACAGAGCTGGCCACCCTCATCGCGCAGTGCATGGACTACCAGCCCCACCGGCGACCCTCCTTCCGCGCCCTCATCCGCGACCTCAACAGCCTCATCACCTCCG ATTACGAGCTGCTCTCAGACCTGTCGCCCGCCGACGTGGCGCTGCGGGACAGCTTCTGGGGGTACGAGCCCCTCGCCACGAGCCAGGACCCCACACACTTCGAGGAGCGGCACCTCAAGTACATCTCGCTGCTGGGCAAG GGCAACTTCGGGAGCGTGGAGCTGTGCCGCTACGACCCGCTGGGCGACAGCACCGGGGAGCTGGTGGCGGtgaagaagctgcagcaggATTCGGCCAAGGAGCTGCGGGATTTCGAGAGGGAGATCCAGATCCTGCACTCCCTGCAGCACGAGTTCATCGTGCAGTACCGGGGCGTCTGCTACAGCCGGG GGCGGCGTGGGCTGCGGCTGGTGATGGAATATCTGCCCAACGGCTGCTTGCGGGACTACCTGCAGAAGAACCAGCCCCGCTTGGATCACCGGAGCCTGCTGCTCTACGCCTGGCAGATCTGCAAG GGCATGGAGTACCTGGGGGCGCAGCGCTGCGTGCACCGCGACCTGGCCAGCAGGAACATCCTGGTGGAGAGCGAGACCCACGTCAAGATTGGAGATTTCGGGCTGGCCAAGCTGCTGCCGCAGGACAAGGACTATTACGTGGTGCGGGAACCCGGCCAGAGCCCCGTTTTCTG GTACGCGCCTGAATCCCTGGCGGACAACATCTTCTCGCGGGCATCCGACATCTGGAGCTTCGGGGTCCTCCTCTACGAGCTCTTCACCTACAGCAACAAGAGCAAGAGCCCCTCGGAG GAATTCCTGCGCATGATGGGCACCGAGAAGGCGACGCAGATCGTCTGCCACttgctggagctgctgaaggaCAATCGGCGTCTGCCAGCGCCGTCCGGCTGTCCCGGGGAG GTCTACGCGCTGATGCTGAGCTGCTGGACCTTCACCCCCGACCCCAGACCCGCCTTCGGGGAGCTGGCGCCCAAGCTCGAGGCGCTGCGGGACGGACGGAGCAAAGCGCGCGGGTAG